The window CAGGCGATAAGCCCCAAAATATAGGTGCGGGTTATGCTGAAATTTAAAAATTTTGCGGGACATATTTTATCCGATCTATCCGGCCTTTCTGTCCTTACGGTCTATTTTTCTTGCGTGGCGGTGTTTATTTATTGGGCGCTGTCTTTTTACATGGATGGCTTCGCCGCCTGGCTGCTCGGCGCCGCGTCGCTTATTTTTTATCTGTGCGGCGGGAAATGTCTGCGCGTCCTGTTTTTGTTCGTCTTTGGCCTTTCCGTTTTGTTCCAGAACCACCTAGTAGTTCACTATAGCTATCCTTTCGCCAAAATCGGGCGCGAAATATTGGTCATAGCCTCGGAAAGCACCGGGCTGGAATTTTCGTCCTACCTGCAAGTGATAAAGCCGGATGAATACATGAACTTTTTCTGGCTGCTCATGGCCTGCCTTTTCATCTATGCGTACACCGCGCGGCGAAAGAGGAAAAAGCTGCCGGTCCTGACCGGTTTCTTTTTGCTTCTTTTTGCCCTTTGGAACGACCTTGGCGCCCCCGTTTCCGCCTTTACCAAGGAAATGAGCGAGAACGCGCGGATTTTTGAGCGCTACAAAATGTTCAATTTTAACGCCAAGGATTTTTCCGGCCGCGAAAAATCCACCTGCATAATCGTCATAGGCGAAACCCATCGGCATGACTATTTTGATAAATACGGCTACGACAAAGAATATTCGCCCAATCTTTTAAAAGCCAGAAACGACAATGCCTTATACTATTTTACCGACATGGTGAGCGGATTTTATTATACCACCGGCTCGGTGCCGCTCATACTTACCCGCAAGCCGGTCGAATGTGAGACCCGCTTCTACGACGAAAAGTCCGTCATTTCCGCTTTTAAGGAAGCCGGTTACGCCACTTGGAGCGTTTCCTACACGAAAAGGACCCAGCCGGAAAACGATGCCATGAACCTTATATTCCTGGAAGCGGATCAATACATCAATCATTCGGAAAATTCCGGCACTTTTGACGATGTCGGCATGTTGCCTTATATAAAAGGCATACTTGCCGACGACAGCAAACGGAAAAAATTGATCGTCATAAAAATGATTGGCGCGCATTATCTTTATGAGGAAAGATATCCGAAGAATTTTGAACTGTACAAACCCTCTTACAAAAGCGTTCACAATTATGGCGAGGCGGCCAACGATCTTGCCCTTTTGAAAAACTCCTATAAAAACGCCATAGCCTACAGCGCCAGCTTTATCGATCAATTGGCCGCTATGGCCTATCAGCGGCCGGAACCGGTGCTGATGAGTTTCATATCCGATCACGGCACTTCCCTCGGCGAAGACCCCGCCGGCGGAAAATATGTCGGGCGCGCCAAAGGGGCTTACCATATCGCGTTTTTCATCACGGGCAACCAACCGTTCTGGGGCACGGTCGACGAAAAGATCAGGAGCAATCTTTTACGGCGCCGCCACGCCAGCCTGACGCAGGAATACTTTTCGGAAACCTATTTGTCTTTGGCGGGCATAGAATATTTCGATCCGCGGCTTCGTTTCAATATTGCCGGCGATGGTTTCGAGCCTGCCCAGAACCGGATCGTCTGGACAGGCGTAGGCCTGGAAGGGTATGATTGCCTGGCCAAGGAACCGCCAATTGATCCTTTGGGCGAAAAAACCGCGCCAAAGCCAATAAAAACCGGAAGTTGAGCATGAATCTGCCCCTGCCCGCGCATATAAAAAAAATACTGGGCATCCTTGCCGGCCAAGGCTTCGCCGCTTATGTCGTCGGCGGCGCGGTGCGCGACTGTCTGCTCGGCGCGCAACCGCAGGATTATGACATCGCGACCAACGCGGCGCCGCAGGAAATAGGCATCATTGCCCGGGCAAATGGCCTGAAAATTATTGATAAAATGGTAAACCGTTTTGGCGTAACCATGCTTGTGATTGACAAAGCCACGGTGGAAATCAGTTCCTTCCGCCGGGAGTGGTACGGCGCCGACGCGCACCGTCCAGAAAAAGTAGTCTTTTGCCAAACCTTGGAGGAAGATTTGGCGCGCCGTGATTTTACCATAAACGCTATGGCGGTCGGGGCGGATGGGGAACTGTCCGATCCCTACGGCGGGCGCCTTGATATGGCGCAAAAATGTCTGCGGACCGTGGGCAACGCGGACGAGCGGTTCGCCGAGGACGCCCTGCGCATGTTCAGGGCGTGCCGGTTTTGCGCGCGGTTGGGATTTTTGCCCGCCCCGGAACTAATGGCCGGAATAAACAGGCAAAGAAAGCGCACGCACGGACTTTCATTGGAACGGGTAAAAAGCGAAATAGAAAAAATCCTTGCCGCCGCGCATCCCGACATAGGGCTGCAAATGCTGGCGGAAAGCGGACTGGCGGACGAACATTGCTCCTTCAGGCGGCGCGGGGAGCGAAAACTCGCGGCCATCCTGCCGGAACTGCAAAATGCCGCCGTCCGGGAAACGGAAAAAACCGATGCCGGGCGGGACGCCCGTTTAAGGCCGCTGACGCGTGTTCCCGCCGAATTGTCTGTCCGCTGGGCCGCGTTGTTTTGCGCTGTAACGTCCGCAGGCCGGGAGAAAGCGCCTGAAAACACGCCGGGCGACTGCGGCAAAATAGCTGCGGCAATGGCGGAGCATGCGCTCAACCGGTTTTTATACGGTTCGAAATTTATCCGGCGCGTATCCTGGCTGCTCCGCAACTATGGCAACTTCGCCCTATGTCTGCGTGCCGGCGATGGCCAGATCACGGACTGGTTGCGCACGGAAGCGCAAAGCGGCTATTTTCGCCTGAACAGCGACTTTACGGACGCTTTTTCCCAACTGCGGGAACTGTGCGCCGCCTTCATGTCGAAACATTATGAAAGCGGACAGGAAGCCGCCCTTTTTCGGCAGTTTTCCCAACGGCTCGCGGAAAAGGCCAAAGCCATGCCCGTGCATACGAGCGAATTGGCGATAGGCCCCGCCGATATGGACGGCTGCATGCCAAGCGGCATGACCGGCGACTTTTTGA is drawn from Acidaminococcales bacterium and contains these coding sequences:
- a CDS encoding sulfatase-like hydrolase/transferase encodes the protein MLKFKNFAGHILSDLSGLSVLTVYFSCVAVFIYWALSFYMDGFAAWLLGAASLIFYLCGGKCLRVLFLFVFGLSVLFQNHLVVHYSYPFAKIGREILVIASESTGLEFSSYLQVIKPDEYMNFFWLLMACLFIYAYTARRKRKKLPVLTGFFLLLFALWNDLGAPVSAFTKEMSENARIFERYKMFNFNAKDFSGREKSTCIIVIGETHRHDYFDKYGYDKEYSPNLLKARNDNALYYFTDMVSGFYYTTGSVPLILTRKPVECETRFYDEKSVISAFKEAGYATWSVSYTKRTQPENDAMNLIFLEADQYINHSENSGTFDDVGMLPYIKGILADDSKRKKLIVIKMIGAHYLYEERYPKNFELYKPSYKSVHNYGEAANDLALLKNSYKNAIAYSASFIDQLAAMAYQRPEPVLMSFISDHGTSLGEDPAGGKYVGRAKGAYHIAFFITGNQPFWGTVDEKIRSNLLRRRHASLTQEYFSETYLSLAGIEYFDPRLRFNIAGDGFEPAQNRIVWTGVGLEGYDCLAKEPPIDPLGEKTAPKPIKTGS
- a CDS encoding CCA tRNA nucleotidyltransferase yields the protein MNLPLPAHIKKILGILAGQGFAAYVVGGAVRDCLLGAQPQDYDIATNAAPQEIGIIARANGLKIIDKMVNRFGVTMLVIDKATVEISSFRREWYGADAHRPEKVVFCQTLEEDLARRDFTINAMAVGADGELSDPYGGRLDMAQKCLRTVGNADERFAEDALRMFRACRFCARLGFLPAPELMAGINRQRKRTHGLSLERVKSEIEKILAAAHPDIGLQMLAESGLADEHCSFRRRGERKLAAILPELQNAAVRETEKTDAGRDARLRPLTRVPAELSVRWAALFCAVTSAGREKAPENTPGDCGKIAAAMAEHALNRFLYGSKFIRRVSWLLRNYGNFALCLRAGDGQITDWLRTEAQSGYFRLNSDFTDAFSQLRELCAAFMSKHYESGQEAALFRQFSQRLAEKAKAMPVHTSELAIGPADMDGCMPSGMTGDFLNRLLRKTQTGELKNSRPELLQHLHSILPQSNFRIQRF